In a genomic window of Glaciimonas sp. PCH181:
- the nuoK gene encoding NADH-quinone oxidoreductase subunit NuoK, which yields MALSLSHYLILGAILFAIAIVGIFLNRKNIIVLLMAIELMLLSVNINFIAFSYYLGDPAGQIFVFFIMTVAAAEAAIGLAILVVLFRNLDTINVEDLDSLKG from the coding sequence ATGGCTTTATCACTGTCACATTATTTGATCCTCGGCGCGATCCTGTTTGCGATCGCGATCGTCGGAATTTTTCTGAATCGTAAAAATATTATCGTATTGCTGATGGCAATCGAATTGATGTTGTTATCGGTGAATATAAACTTTATCGCCTTTTCATATTACCTCGGCGATCCAGCTGGTCAGATTTTCGTATTCTTTATCATGACAGTTGCTGCAGCCGAAGCGGCGATTGGTTTGGCGATTCTGGTGGTGTTGTTCCGTAACCTGGATACCATCAATGTAGAAGATCTCGATAGCCTGAAAGGTTGA
- a CDS encoding NADH-quinone oxidoreductase subunit J — MEFKTFLFYAFSVVLVIAALRVITARNPVHSALFLVLAFFSAAGIWMLLKAEFLAIVLVLVYVGAVMVLFLFVVMMLDVNLDKLREGFWGYFPLAATVGVIIVLEMAAVLLRGFWAPESEVPAISANIGNTKALGLLIYTQYVYAFEIAAVVLLVAIVAAVALTLRRRKDTKAMAPSEAVKARSGDRIRLVKMKSEQRPFDTPTTAAPEKK, encoded by the coding sequence ATGGAATTTAAGACATTCTTGTTCTACGCGTTTTCGGTGGTGCTGGTCATCGCTGCATTACGTGTTATCACGGCGCGCAATCCCGTGCACTCAGCATTATTTCTAGTGTTGGCGTTCTTTTCAGCGGCCGGTATCTGGATGTTGCTTAAAGCAGAATTCCTGGCGATCGTTCTGGTTCTCGTGTATGTCGGGGCAGTAATGGTGCTCTTCCTGTTTGTTGTGATGATGCTAGATGTTAATCTGGATAAGTTGCGAGAGGGATTTTGGGGGTACTTTCCGTTGGCCGCTACTGTCGGCGTCATTATTGTTCTAGAAATGGCGGCAGTATTACTGCGCGGTTTTTGGGCTCCTGAAAGCGAAGTACCGGCGATTTCTGCAAACATCGGAAATACCAAAGCACTTGGTTTGCTGATTTATACCCAATATGTGTACGCGTTTGAAATTGCTGCCGTGGTATTGCTGGTAGCGATTGTTGCTGCGGTTGCACTCACATTGCGTCGCCGCAAAGATACCAAGGCTATGGCACCTTCCGAGGCTGTAAAGGCACGTAGTGGGGATCGTATACGACTGGTAAAAATGAAGTCGGAGCAGCGACCATTTGATACGCCAACAACGGCCGCGCCAGAAAAAAAATAA
- the nuoI gene encoding NADH-quinone oxidoreductase subunit NuoI yields the protein MEAIKDFFGSLMLLELLKGLRLTGRYLFARKITVLFPEEKTPQSPRFRGLHALRRYPNGEERCIACKLCEAVCPAMAITIESEQREDGSRRTTRYDIDLTKCIFCGFCEESCPVDSIVETHILEYHGEKRGDLYYTKEMLLAVGDRYEPEIAAARAADAAYR from the coding sequence ATGGAAGCGATTAAGGATTTTTTCGGTAGCTTAATGCTGCTGGAGCTGCTTAAAGGATTACGGCTGACTGGCCGTTACCTGTTTGCGCGCAAAATTACGGTGTTGTTCCCGGAAGAAAAGACGCCGCAGTCGCCGCGTTTCCGTGGTCTGCATGCACTACGTCGTTACCCGAATGGCGAAGAGCGCTGCATTGCTTGCAAATTGTGTGAAGCGGTTTGCCCTGCGATGGCGATTACGATTGAGTCGGAACAGCGTGAAGATGGTTCACGCCGCACGACGCGTTACGATATCGATTTGACCAAATGTATTTTTTGCGGTTTTTGCGAAGAGTCATGCCCGGTAGATTCAATTGTTGAAACGCACATTCTTGAATATCACGGTGAAAAGCGCGGTGATTTGTACTACACCAAAGAAATGTTGCTGGCGGTTGGTGATCGTTACGAACCTGAAATCGCTGCAGCACGTGCGGCAGATGCTGCATACCGTTAA
- the nuoH gene encoding NADH-quinone oxidoreductase subunit NuoH gives MDQFIASINAVGADHLGVIWPLIWNVIKIVIVVVPLLLCVAYLTYWERKLIGWMHIRLGPNRVGPFGLLQPIADALKLLLKEVTLPSRANKYLFFIAPIMTIMPALAAWAVIPFGPETVLANVNAGLLFVMAITSMEVYGVIIAGWASNSKYAFLGAMRASAQMVSYEIAMGFALVIVLMVSGSLNLTDIVMGQSKGRFYDMGLGFLSWNWLSLLPVFVIYFISGIAETNRHPFDVVEGESEIVAGHMIEYSGMSFAMFFLAEYANMILISILTSLLFLGGWASPLQILDFIPGWIWLGAKTFLVVSMFIWVRASFPRYRYDQIMRLGWKVFIPLTLAYLVIVAAWIQSPWNIWK, from the coding sequence ATGGATCAATTTATCGCCTCCATTAATGCTGTAGGCGCAGATCATCTTGGCGTTATCTGGCCGTTGATCTGGAATGTTATCAAGATTGTTATCGTAGTCGTACCACTGTTATTGTGCGTGGCCTATCTGACATATTGGGAACGTAAACTAATCGGTTGGATGCATATTCGTTTGGGCCCTAACCGCGTTGGACCATTCGGCTTACTGCAACCGATTGCCGATGCGCTAAAGTTGCTGCTGAAGGAAGTGACTTTGCCGTCACGTGCGAATAAATACCTGTTCTTTATTGCACCCATCATGACCATCATGCCTGCACTTGCGGCATGGGCAGTGATTCCATTTGGGCCTGAGACAGTTTTGGCCAATGTGAATGCCGGTTTGTTGTTTGTGATGGCAATTACTTCAATGGAAGTCTACGGCGTGATTATTGCTGGTTGGGCTTCAAACTCCAAATACGCATTTTTGGGTGCCATGCGTGCTTCAGCGCAGATGGTGTCGTATGAAATCGCGATGGGCTTTGCGCTAGTGATTGTCTTGATGGTCTCAGGCAGTTTGAATCTGACCGACATTGTGATGGGACAAAGTAAGGGCCGTTTCTACGATATGGGCCTTGGCTTCCTGTCATGGAACTGGTTGTCATTGTTGCCGGTGTTTGTCATCTACTTTATCTCGGGTATTGCTGAAACTAACCGTCATCCGTTCGACGTTGTAGAGGGTGAATCTGAAATCGTTGCCGGTCATATGATCGAGTACTCAGGTATGTCGTTCGCTATGTTCTTCCTGGCTGAATACGCCAATATGATTTTGATTTCGATTTTGACGTCATTGTTATTTTTGGGTGGTTGGGCATCGCCACTGCAGATACTTGATTTCATCCCTGGCTGGATTTGGCTCGGTGCAAAAACATTCTTGGTGGTGTCGATGTTTATCTGGGTTCGGGCATCATTTCCGCGGTATCGGTATGACCAGATCATGCGTTTGGGCTGGAAAGTATTTATCCCGTTGACCCTCGCTTATTTGGTGATCGTCGCTGCCTGGATTCAAAGTCCGTGGAATATCTGGAAGTAA
- the nuoG gene encoding NADH-quinone oxidoreductase subunit NuoG: MVEIEIDGKKVEVQEGSMVMDAANKMGTYIPHFCYHKKLSIAANCRMCLVEVEKAPKALPACATPVSAGMIVRTASEKAVTAQKSVMEFLLINHPLDCPICDQGGECQLQDLAVGYGKSSSRYEEEKRVVTPKDAGPLISMQEMSRCIQCTRCVRFGQEIAGVMEFGMVGRGEHSEITTFVGKTVNSELSGNMIDLCPVGALTSKPFRYSARTWELSRRKSVSPHDGLGANLIVQVKSGKVMRVLPLENNDVNECWLSDKDRFAYEGLNSAERLTKPMLKQDGKWQEVEWQTALEYVAHGLRNVRHEHGADAIAALGTPYSTVEELSLLQKIVRGLGSENIDFRTRQSDFALDGKVRPWLGMSINEFADLDRAFVIGSFLRKDHPLLSARLRLGVKRGAKLSILHATDDDLLMPVANKIITAPSNWLAMLGEVVVAVAQAKSVAVPAGFDNVTPSANAKQIATSLISGTSKAVLLGNAAAQHPQASQLHVAAQWIAQQTGAKFGYMTEAGNTVGGYLAQAIPAVGKGANAQEMFAKPRKAYVLLNAEPEFDSFNPQIARAALNQAEMVVVLSAYKHGTDYADVLLPIAPFTETSGTFVNCEGRAQSFNGTVRPLADARPAWKVMRVLGNLLSLPGFDYDTSEAIRAEVLGTDGIVEVNLQAQLNNLSDLQLEAAPQVADSAIERIADVPIYFADAVVRRAASLQETIDGQAPRAWLSAALAEKLGIANGDLVNVKQGQGAASLLAAIDLGLPDNVVRVAASHASTVALGSMFGSIVVEKA; encoded by the coding sequence ATGGTCGAAATCGAAATAGACGGCAAAAAAGTGGAAGTCCAAGAGGGCAGCATGGTAATGGATGCTGCCAACAAAATGGGCACCTATATTCCTCATTTTTGTTATCACAAAAAACTCTCTATTGCGGCAAACTGCCGTATGTGTCTGGTCGAGGTAGAAAAAGCGCCGAAGGCTTTGCCGGCCTGTGCCACGCCGGTCAGCGCTGGCATGATTGTGCGTACAGCTAGTGAAAAGGCGGTTACCGCACAAAAGAGCGTGATGGAATTCCTGTTGATTAATCACCCGCTGGATTGCCCAATCTGCGATCAGGGTGGTGAGTGTCAATTACAGGATTTGGCGGTTGGGTACGGTAAGTCATCGTCACGCTACGAAGAAGAAAAGCGCGTCGTAACACCCAAAGATGCTGGTCCATTGATCTCGATGCAGGAAATGAGCCGTTGCATTCAGTGCACGCGCTGCGTTCGGTTCGGTCAGGAAATTGCTGGCGTGATGGAATTCGGTATGGTCGGTCGCGGTGAGCATTCCGAGATTACGACCTTTGTCGGCAAAACTGTCAATTCAGAGTTGTCTGGCAATATGATCGATCTATGCCCAGTCGGTGCATTGACTTCGAAACCATTCCGTTACAGCGCCCGTACTTGGGAATTGTCACGACGTAAATCAGTCAGCCCACACGATGGCCTAGGCGCAAATCTGATCGTTCAGGTTAAGTCTGGCAAAGTCATGCGCGTGCTGCCGTTAGAAAATAACGACGTCAATGAATGCTGGTTGTCGGATAAAGATCGCTTTGCATACGAAGGTTTGAACAGCGCTGAGCGTTTGACCAAACCAATGCTGAAGCAAGACGGAAAATGGCAAGAAGTTGAATGGCAAACCGCGCTGGAATACGTCGCGCATGGTTTGCGCAATGTCCGTCATGAGCATGGCGCTGATGCGATTGCAGCGTTGGGTACTCCATATTCGACAGTGGAAGAATTGTCCCTGCTACAAAAAATAGTACGTGGACTAGGCTCCGAAAATATCGATTTCCGTACACGTCAGTCAGACTTTGCGTTGGATGGCAAAGTAAGGCCTTGGCTTGGTATGTCGATCAATGAATTTGCTGATCTGGATCGGGCGTTCGTAATTGGTTCGTTCCTGCGCAAAGATCATCCGCTATTATCTGCACGGCTGCGTTTGGGTGTTAAACGTGGTGCCAAGTTAAGCATCCTGCACGCCACCGACGATGATTTGTTGATGCCGGTCGCGAACAAGATCATCACAGCACCATCAAACTGGTTGGCGATGCTAGGCGAAGTTGTCGTCGCCGTTGCGCAAGCCAAGAGTGTTGCTGTGCCAGCAGGTTTTGATAATGTCACGCCGTCAGCGAATGCTAAGCAAATCGCTACTAGTTTGATATCCGGTACATCCAAAGCAGTATTGCTGGGTAATGCCGCAGCACAGCATCCACAAGCATCGCAGTTGCACGTTGCTGCACAATGGATCGCGCAGCAAACAGGAGCCAAATTTGGCTATATGACTGAGGCAGGTAATACCGTCGGTGGTTATTTGGCACAGGCAATTCCTGCGGTAGGCAAAGGCGCTAACGCACAAGAAATGTTTGCAAAACCGCGCAAAGCCTACGTACTGCTGAATGCCGAGCCAGAGTTTGATAGCTTTAATCCACAAATCGCCCGTGCTGCATTGAATCAAGCCGAAATGGTAGTGGTGTTATCGGCTTACAAGCACGGCACTGATTACGCTGACGTGTTGCTTCCTATTGCACCATTTACCGAAACTTCCGGCACATTTGTCAATTGCGAAGGTCGTGCCCAAAGTTTTAACGGCACTGTGCGCCCATTGGCGGATGCGCGACCTGCATGGAAAGTCATGCGGGTATTAGGTAATCTGCTTAGCTTGCCAGGTTTTGACTACGATACTTCCGAAGCCATTCGCGCTGAAGTGCTGGGTACTGATGGCATTGTCGAAGTAAATCTGCAGGCGCAACTGAATAACCTCTCTGATCTGCAATTAGAAGCCGCTCCGCAAGTGGCTGATAGTGCTATCGAGCGTATCGCTGATGTGCCTATCTATTTTGCCGATGCAGTGGTGCGGCGCGCAGCATCGTTGCAAGAAACCATAGATGGTCAAGCGCCGCGAGCATGGTTATCTGCTGCGTTGGCTGAAAAACTGGGTATCGCTAATGGTGACCTGGTGAATGTAAAACAAGGGCAGGGTGCAGCGTCACTGCTAGCTGCAATCGATCTTGGCTTGCCCGATAATGTTGTGCGTGTTGCCGCGTCTCACGCATCGACTGTAGCTCTGGGTTCGATGTTCGGTTCTATCGTTGTGGAGAAAGCATGA
- the nuoF gene encoding NADH-quinone oxidoreductase subunit NuoF, whose product MTSLHNRHINPLILADLNGDNWHYADYVKRGGYSALKRILSEGITPEQIIAELKAGSLRGRGGAGFPTGLKWSFMPRQFPGQKYLVCNTDEGEPGTFKDRDIIRYNPHALIEGMAIGAYAMGITVGYNYIHGEIWSGYARFEEALDEARAENALGDAIFGSTFNFQLHAFHGYGAYICGEETALLESLEGKKGQPRFKPPFPASFGLYGKPTTINNTETFAAVPFLLNMGGEAYAGLGKPNNGGTKIFSISGDVELPGNYEVPLGTPFAKLLELAGGMRGGKKIKAVIPGGSSAPVIRGDVMMDTDLDYDAIAKAGSMLGSGAVIVMDDTRCMVKALQRLSYFYFEESCGQCTPCREGTGWLYRLVHRIETGDGRPEDIELLDTVAGNIMGRTICALGDAAAMPVRGFLKHFREEFEYHIEHKHCLVPAYV is encoded by the coding sequence ATGACCAGCCTGCACAATCGTCACATCAATCCCCTGATACTTGCCGATTTGAATGGCGATAATTGGCACTATGCCGATTATGTCAAACGCGGTGGTTATTCTGCATTGAAGCGCATTTTGAGCGAAGGCATTACGCCAGAGCAGATCATCGCAGAACTCAAAGCGGGTTCCTTGCGTGGTCGCGGCGGTGCTGGTTTTCCGACTGGATTGAAGTGGAGTTTCATGCCGCGTCAGTTTCCCGGTCAAAAATACTTAGTATGTAATACCGATGAAGGTGAGCCAGGCACGTTTAAAGACCGTGACATCATTCGCTACAATCCGCATGCGCTGATTGAAGGCATGGCGATTGGCGCGTACGCAATGGGCATTACTGTTGGTTATAACTATATCCACGGTGAAATTTGGTCTGGATACGCACGATTCGAAGAAGCATTGGATGAGGCGCGTGCTGAAAATGCGCTAGGCGATGCGATTTTCGGCAGCACTTTCAACTTCCAGTTGCACGCATTCCACGGTTACGGCGCGTATATTTGCGGCGAAGAAACTGCATTACTGGAGTCGTTAGAAGGCAAAAAAGGACAGCCGCGCTTTAAGCCTCCTTTCCCTGCCAGCTTTGGTTTGTACGGTAAACCGACAACGATTAATAACACCGAAACGTTCGCAGCAGTTCCTTTCCTGTTGAACATGGGTGGCGAAGCCTATGCAGGTTTAGGTAAGCCAAACAATGGCGGCACCAAGATTTTCTCGATCTCCGGCGACGTCGAATTGCCAGGTAATTATGAAGTGCCTCTGGGTACCCCGTTTGCCAAGCTGCTAGAGCTTGCCGGTGGGATGCGCGGCGGTAAAAAGATTAAAGCGGTCATCCCAGGCGGATCTTCGGCACCAGTGATTCGTGGCGACGTGATGATGGACACCGATCTTGATTACGACGCAATTGCTAAAGCCGGTTCGATGCTGGGCTCCGGCGCTGTCATCGTGATGGATGACACGCGTTGCATGGTCAAGGCGTTGCAGCGATTGTCGTATTTCTATTTTGAAGAATCCTGTGGTCAATGTACGCCATGTCGTGAAGGTACTGGCTGGTTGTATCGTCTTGTACATCGGATCGAAACAGGGGACGGCCGCCCTGAAGATATAGAACTGTTGGACACTGTCGCCGGCAATATCATGGGCCGCACGATTTGTGCGCTCGGAGATGCAGCGGCGATGCCGGTACGCGGTTTCTTGAAGCATTTCCGCGAAGAATTTGAATATCATATCGAGCATAAACATTGCTTGGTGCCCGCTTATGTTTAA
- the nuoE gene encoding NADH-quinone oxidoreductase subunit NuoE — protein MANNMLLSQETYKKIDREVAKFPTDQKQSAVMGALAIAQDEKGWLSPETMQDVADYLDMPAIAVQEVATFYNMYNTKPIGKHKITICTNLPCQLSGGEKAAAHLKHKLGIDYRETTADGKFTLMEGECMGACGDAPVLLVNNKRMCSWMSNDKIDGLLAELSEAESSQIPATVSLT, from the coding sequence ATGGCCAACAACATGTTGTTAAGTCAAGAAACTTACAAAAAAATTGATCGCGAAGTTGCGAAATTTCCTACCGACCAAAAACAGTCGGCGGTGATGGGTGCATTGGCGATTGCACAGGATGAAAAAGGCTGGCTATCGCCAGAAACCATGCAGGATGTTGCCGATTATCTCGACATGCCAGCAATCGCGGTGCAAGAAGTCGCGACCTTTTACAACATGTACAACACCAAGCCTATCGGCAAACACAAGATTACGATTTGCACTAACTTGCCGTGCCAATTGTCCGGCGGCGAAAAAGCCGCTGCACATTTGAAACACAAGCTCGGTATCGATTACCGTGAGACGACCGCCGACGGTAAGTTTACGTTGATGGAAGGTGAGTGCATGGGCGCATGTGGTGATGCGCCAGTTTTGTTGGTCAACAACAAACGTATGTGTAGCTGGATGTCGAACGACAAGATTGATGGTTTGCTGGCGGAATTGAGCGAAGCTGAATCCAGCCAAATTCCAGCAACAGTGAGCCTAACATGA
- a CDS encoding NADH-quinone oxidoreductase subunit D has protein sequence MAEIKNYTLNFGPQHPAAHGVLRLVLELDGEVIQRADPHIGLLHRGTEKLAEQKTYLQSVPYMDRLDYVSMMCNEHGYVMAIERLLGLEVPLRAQYIRVMFDEITRLLNHLMWIGAHALDVGAMAVLLYAFREREDLMDCYEAVSGARMHAAYYRPGGVYRDLPEQMPQHKASIVRNAKAIKALNENRQGSMLDFIEDFTNRFPTYVDEYETLLTDNRIWKQRLVGVGVVSPERAKAMGFTGPMLRGSGIEWDLRKKQPYEVYDLLDFDIPVGKNGDCYDRYLVRVAEMRQSNRIIKQCVEWLRNNSGPVMTTNHKVAPSSRVDMKSNMEELIHHFKLFTEGFHVPPGEAYAAVEHPKGEFGVYIVSDGANKPYRLKIRAPGFPHLQGLNEMAKGHMIADAVTIIGTQDIVFGEIDR, from the coding sequence ATGGCAGAAATTAAGAATTACACGCTGAACTTCGGCCCACAACATCCTGCTGCACATGGTGTTTTACGTCTGGTGCTGGAGTTGGATGGAGAAGTTATTCAACGTGCCGATCCGCATATTGGCTTGCTGCATCGTGGCACTGAAAAGCTCGCGGAACAAAAAACTTATTTGCAATCTGTTCCTTACATGGATCGTCTCGACTACGTGTCGATGATGTGTAATGAGCATGGTTACGTGATGGCGATTGAGCGTCTATTGGGGCTCGAAGTGCCTTTGCGTGCGCAATATATTCGCGTCATGTTCGACGAAATCACGCGGTTGCTGAATCACTTGATGTGGATCGGCGCGCATGCACTCGACGTTGGTGCGATGGCGGTATTGTTGTATGCGTTCCGCGAGCGTGAAGATTTGATGGATTGCTACGAAGCTGTTTCTGGCGCACGTATGCATGCTGCTTACTATCGTCCGGGCGGCGTGTATCGTGATTTGCCTGAACAGATGCCACAGCATAAAGCGTCTATCGTTCGTAATGCCAAAGCCATCAAGGCCCTGAATGAAAATCGTCAGGGATCGATGCTGGATTTCATTGAAGATTTCACGAATCGTTTTCCTACCTATGTCGATGAGTACGAAACCTTACTCACTGATAATCGTATCTGGAAGCAGCGTCTGGTCGGGGTCGGTGTAGTTTCACCTGAACGTGCAAAAGCGATGGGATTTACAGGCCCGATGTTGCGCGGCTCTGGCATTGAGTGGGATTTGCGCAAGAAGCAGCCGTATGAAGTTTACGACTTACTGGATTTCGATATTCCGGTTGGTAAAAACGGTGATTGCTATGACCGTTATTTGGTCCGTGTCGCAGAAATGCGTCAGTCAAACCGCATTATCAAGCAATGCGTAGAATGGTTGCGGAACAATAGCGGTCCTGTCATGACTACAAATCATAAGGTAGCGCCGTCGTCGCGCGTTGATATGAAGTCCAACATGGAAGAGCTGATTCATCACTTCAAGCTTTTCACTGAAGGATTCCATGTTCCACCGGGTGAAGCTTACGCTGCCGTTGAGCATCCAAAGGGTGAATTCGGTGTGTATATCGTGTCGGACGGTGCGAATAAACCGTATCGCCTGAAAATCCGCGCACCCGGTTTTCCGCATCTTCAAGGTTTGAATGAGATGGCCAAAGGCCACATGATTGCCGATGCCGTCACTATCATCGGTACGCAAGATATTGTGTTTGGTGAGATTGACCGCTAA
- a CDS encoding NADH-quinone oxidoreductase subunit C: MTTKLETLEAAVRNALGDDLQSLTVAFGEVTIVVKAANYLSVMRVLRDHADTRFEELIDLCGVDYSTYGDGIWDGARFAAVSHLLSLEHNWRLRVRVFAPNDEMPLLPSLVNIWSAANWYEREAFDFFGILFEGHDDLRRILTDYGFIGHPFRKDFPVSGYVEMRYDPEQKRVIYQPVTIDPREITPRVIREENYGIK; the protein is encoded by the coding sequence ATGACGACGAAACTGGAAACCCTTGAAGCCGCTGTGCGCAATGCGCTAGGCGATGATCTTCAAAGTCTGACTGTTGCCTTCGGCGAAGTGACGATCGTAGTCAAGGCTGCGAACTATCTATCGGTGATGCGCGTGTTGCGTGATCATGCGGATACGCGCTTCGAAGAATTGATCGATTTGTGCGGGGTTGATTATTCAACCTATGGCGATGGTATTTGGGACGGTGCGCGCTTCGCGGCTGTTTCGCATTTGCTGTCGCTTGAGCATAACTGGCGCTTGCGTGTGCGGGTATTTGCCCCCAATGATGAAATGCCTTTGCTGCCATCGTTGGTCAATATCTGGTCTGCAGCAAACTGGTACGAGCGCGAAGCATTCGACTTCTTCGGTATTCTGTTTGAAGGTCATGACGATTTGCGTCGTATTTTGACCGATTACGGCTTTATCGGTCATCCGTTCCGCAAAGATTTCCCCGTCTCAGGCTATGTCGAGATGCGCTATGATCCTGAGCAAAAACGCGTGATTTATCAGCCTGTAACGATAGACCCGCGTGAAATCACGCCACGCGTGATTCGCGAAGAAAATTACGGGATCAAATAA
- a CDS encoding NADH-quinone oxidoreductase subunit B family protein, translating to MSIEGVLNEGFVTTTADKLINWTRTGSLWPMTFGLACCAVEMMHAGASRYDMDRFGVIFRPSPRQSDVMIVAGTLCNKMAPALRKVYDQMPEPRWVISMGSCANGGGYYHYSYSVVRGCDRIVPVDIYVPGCPPTAEALLYGIIQLQNKIRRTNTIAR from the coding sequence ATGTCTATTGAAGGCGTATTGAACGAAGGGTTTGTCACCACAACTGCTGACAAACTAATCAACTGGACACGTACCGGCTCGTTATGGCCGATGACGTTCGGTTTGGCTTGCTGTGCTGTCGAAATGATGCACGCCGGCGCGTCACGTTATGATATGGACCGTTTCGGCGTGATTTTTCGTCCGTCGCCGCGTCAATCTGATGTGATGATTGTCGCCGGTACATTGTGCAACAAGATGGCACCGGCGTTACGCAAGGTGTATGACCAGATGCCAGAGCCGCGTTGGGTGATTTCGATGGGATCGTGCGCCAATGGCGGTGGTTACTATCATTACTCATATTCGGTGGTACGTGGTTGTGACCGGATTGTGCCTGTCGATATTTATGTTCCAGGTTGTCCTCCAACGGCTGAGGCTCTCCTTTACGGCATCATTCAGCTGCAAAATAAGATTCGCCGCACCAATACGATTGCGCGCTAA
- a CDS encoding NADH-quinone oxidoreductase subunit A, with protein sequence MNLENYFPVLLFILIGIAVGVMPQLLGRILGPHRPDAQKNSPYECGFEAFEDARMKFDVRYYLVAILFILFDLETAFFFPWGVAMRDLGWAGFITMMVFIAEFVVGFWYIWKKGALDWE encoded by the coding sequence GTGAACCTCGAAAATTATTTCCCCGTCTTGTTGTTTATCTTGATTGGTATTGCGGTTGGTGTCATGCCGCAATTGCTCGGTCGTATCCTTGGGCCACATCGGCCCGATGCTCAAAAAAATTCTCCGTACGAATGTGGCTTTGAAGCATTCGAAGACGCGCGCATGAAGTTTGATGTGCGGTATTATCTCGTCGCCATTTTGTTCATTTTGTTCGATCTGGAAACTGCCTTTTTCTTCCCTTGGGGTGTTGCAATGCGCGACCTCGGCTGGGCTGGCTTCATCACGATGATGGTATTCATCGCTGAGTTTGTTGTCGGCTTCTGGTACATATGGAAGAAGGGCGCACTGGATTGGGAGTAA
- the secG gene encoding preprotein translocase subunit SecG: MNSVLTIIVIVQVLSALTIIGLVLLQHGKGADMGAAFGSGASGSLFGATGSSNFLSKSTGLAALIFFCATLALVYLGSHRTAATGGVMDSLPAASAPAAAIPATSVPATVPAASASTSATPAAAAATSASSTHSADQSNQIPK; encoded by the coding sequence ATGAACTCAGTACTTACTATTATCGTCATCGTTCAAGTCTTGTCAGCGTTGACGATCATCGGTCTCGTTCTATTGCAGCATGGTAAGGGTGCCGATATGGGCGCAGCTTTCGGCTCTGGCGCTTCAGGTAGCTTGTTTGGTGCAACCGGATCGTCAAATTTCTTGTCGAAGTCGACTGGATTGGCAGCGTTGATTTTTTTCTGCGCGACATTGGCTTTGGTGTATTTGGGTAGTCACCGCACTGCAGCAACTGGTGGTGTAATGGATAGCTTGCCGGCAGCATCTGCGCCAGCCGCCGCAATCCCTGCAACTTCGGTTCCTGCGACCGTTCCTGCAGCGAGTGCATCGACTAGCGCTACGCCAGCCGCGGCGGCAGCAACTTCGGCCTCATCAACGCATAGCGCCGATCAGTCGAATCAAATTCCTAAATAA